One Campylobacter concisus DNA window includes the following coding sequences:
- a CDS encoding transformation system protein has translation MLDDIILAVLVYFATFLFMFFILAFFAFWYISVPLLVIYIVIKFIRHAKECERICGKLE, from the coding sequence ATGCTTGATGATATCATCCTTGCTGTCTTAGTATATTTCGCAACATTCTTATTTATGTTTTTTATACTCGCCTTTTTTGCATTTTGGTATATAAGCGTGCCGCTACTTGTCATCTATATCGTTATAAAATTTATAAGGCATGCAAAAGAGTGCGAGAGGATATGCGGCAAG